The Streptococcus sanguinis genome contains the following window.
GCCGGAGTTTTTGTATGCGCAAGTGGCCTAAGAAATATTTTGTCAATGCCCTGGCCCTTAATGAGCATTTTAAGGGTGAGGTAGAATTAGTAGATAATTTTACCCATATTGACTATTTTGAAGCTTACTATGGCAGTCAGACCAAAAAATCCTAGTCTTTCAAAAGAGCTCGGGTTGGGCAGTTTTTGATGGCTTCCACGACATCGGGATCCTCAGCGATTTCCTTTTCTAGGAGCTGGTCGTCCTGGTAAAATTTGACGATGCCATTGTCATGATAGTCAAA
Protein-coding sequences here:
- a CDS encoding ferredoxin, with product MGMKVTLIPERCIACGLCQTYSDLFDYHDNGIVKFYQDDQLLEKEIAEDPDVVEAIKNCPTRALLKD